The Streptomyces sp. NBC_00224 genome has a window encoding:
- a CDS encoding transposase family protein, which translates to MSPPLDAVRVEQVWVESGVVHISGRTREVPVACPDCGRTSARVHSRYPRRLADLAVGGRPVSVGLSVRRLFCDRPCCGRRTFAEQVEGLTVRYQRRTPLLQQLVEMAAVLLAGRGGSRLLRILNVPLSRTSVLFHLMRMPLPVASTPRVLGVDDFALYAGTYGTLLVDVGTRLPLTLWEGRDADTLRLRLDRPMDDGQTSTEAPGGTGDLGREPVYQELRRCAEPSNTRSQPSGWKRLLDPACRGEVIKGRNGL; encoded by the coding sequence GTGTCCCCGCCTCTGGATGCAGTGCGGGTGGAGCAGGTGTGGGTGGAGAGCGGTGTGGTCCATATTTCTGGCCGCACCCGTGAGGTGCCGGTTGCTTGTCCGGACTGCGGCAGAACCTCGGCGCGGGTGCACAGCCGGTATCCCCGCAGGCTGGCGGACCTCGCAGTTGGTGGCCGTCCGGTGTCGGTCGGCCTGTCGGTGCGGCGGTTGTTCTGTGACCGCCCGTGCTGCGGGCGCCGGACGTTCGCCGAGCAGGTCGAGGGGCTGACCGTGCGCTACCAGCGCCGCACGCCGTTGCTGCAGCAGCTGGTGGAGATGGCCGCGGTGCTCCTCGCCGGCCGCGGTGGGTCGCGGTTGCTGCGTATCCTGAACGTGCCGTTGTCGCGGACCAGCGTGCTCTTCCACCTGATGCGCATGCCGCTGCCGGTGGCGTCCACGCCGCGGGTGTTGGGCGTGGACGACTTCGCTCTGTACGCGGGCACGTACGGGACCCTGCTGGTCGACGTCGGCACCCGGCTCCCGCTCACCCTGTGGGAGGGCCGCGACGCCGACACGCTCAGGCTGCGGCTGGACAGACCTATGGACGACGGGCAGACAAGCACGGAAGCCCCTGGCGGCACGGGTGATCTTGGTCGAGAACCCGTCTACCAGGAGCTTCGTCGTTGTGCAGAGCCGTCCAACACACGGTCGCAGCCGTCAGGCTGGAAGAGGCTCCTTGATCCAGCTTGCCGGGGTGAAGTAATAAAAGGAAGGAATGGCCTCTGA
- a CDS encoding endonuclease/exonuclease/phosphatase family protein: MGTTAFAPGGQVDSVITRPVSARVFTYNICGNSNQCPHHDEVDIRTDKVVSVVRDQKPDFVFLQEVCESQFDDLNRALRSRYTGKFETTVSKDTSDELCNENSTAYNYGIAVFARGSALEETVLDPSVGTEASEGWQAPCLKTRVNGHGVWGCSVHLYYRDQDVTAAEAQKLNRLVSPWLRRDIPVILGGDFNPVYDNDQANAPLSPVLDSFYSHSGGHGRFIEGDETDKRRFTPQCRALQPPAGRCRSGAPTFEAKPERKLDYVFFSKAHFKTVYGEVLPQDREVSDHYPYLAAATAD, encoded by the coding sequence GTGGGCACTACGGCCTTCGCCCCGGGCGGGCAGGTCGATTCTGTGATCACGAGACCCGTCTCCGCACGGGTGTTCACCTACAACATCTGCGGGAACAGCAATCAGTGCCCTCATCATGACGAGGTCGACATCCGGACCGACAAGGTCGTCTCTGTCGTCCGTGACCAGAAGCCCGACTTCGTCTTCCTCCAAGAGGTCTGCGAGTCACAGTTCGATGATCTGAACAGAGCACTCCGCAGCAGGTACACCGGGAAATTTGAGACCACCGTCTCGAAAGACACCAGCGACGAACTGTGCAACGAGAACAGTACGGCATACAACTACGGCATCGCTGTGTTCGCCCGGGGCAGTGCACTCGAAGAGACCGTTCTCGATCCCTCTGTGGGAACCGAGGCCAGCGAGGGCTGGCAGGCCCCCTGCCTGAAGACCCGGGTGAACGGCCACGGGGTCTGGGGCTGCTCGGTTCACCTCTACTACAGGGACCAGGACGTCACCGCTGCGGAAGCCCAGAAGCTGAACCGGCTGGTCTCGCCCTGGCTGAGGAGGGATATCCCGGTCATCCTGGGCGGCGACTTCAACCCGGTCTATGACAACGATCAGGCAAACGCACCCTTGTCGCCCGTCCTTGACAGCTTCTACAGCCACTCGGGTGGGCACGGCCGCTTCATCGAGGGCGACGAGACAGACAAGCGCCGCTTCACCCCCCAGTGCCGCGCGCTCCAGCCACCTGCTGGCCGATGCCGCTCCGGCGCCCCGACATTCGAGGCGAAACCGGAGCGCAAGCTCGATTACGTCTTCTTCAGCAAGGCCCATTTCAAGACGGTGTACGGAGAGGTCCTTCCGCAGGACCGCGAGGTCTCCGACCACTACCCCTACCTCGCCGCTGCCACTGCAGATTGA